Proteins from a genomic interval of Streptomyces sp. Tu6071:
- a CDS encoding YceD family protein, with translation MNARLDHRNPLVFDTHELGRRPGAMQKLSRTVQAPGGDNVFGIADVIAIPGDSPVEIDLRLESVMDGVLVTGTARAHAEGECVRCLEPLERELTADFQEMFSYPEAEERHRRMAGTDADSDEDESITPLEDGMFDLEPVLRDAVVLSLPMQPVCREDCPGLCAVCGARLADDPEHHHDAVDARWAALQGLAGTMPAGEKDELDGAETGVDEKQEK, from the coding sequence CTGAACGCCCGCCTCGACCACCGCAACCCCCTCGTGTTCGACACGCACGAGCTGGGGCGCCGTCCTGGTGCGATGCAGAAGCTCTCCCGGACGGTCCAGGCCCCGGGCGGCGACAACGTCTTCGGCATCGCCGACGTCATCGCCATCCCGGGGGACTCCCCGGTGGAGATCGATCTCCGCCTCGAATCGGTGATGGACGGAGTGCTCGTCACGGGCACCGCCCGTGCGCACGCCGAGGGGGAGTGCGTAAGGTGTCTGGAACCGCTGGAGCGCGAGCTCACCGCGGATTTCCAGGAGATGTTCTCGTACCCCGAGGCCGAGGAGCGCCACCGCCGCATGGCGGGCACCGACGCGGACTCGGACGAGGACGAGAGCATCACCCCCCTTGAGGACGGAATGTTCGACCTCGAACCCGTGCTGCGTGACGCGGTGGTGCTGTCACTGCCCATGCAGCCGGTGTGCCGGGAGGACTGCCCGGGGCTGTGCGCCGTTTGCGGTGCGCGGCTCGCGGACGACCCGGAGCACCACCATGACGCCGTCGACGCACGTTGGGCGGCTTTGCAGGGACTCGCCGGGACCATGCCGGCCGGCGAGAAGGACGAGCTGGACGGCGCCGAGACCGGCGTCGACGAGAAGCAGGAGAAGTAG
- a CDS encoding cell division initiation protein, with product MDVQKKLDEIVEVVNAARSMPMSASCVINRADLLAMLEEVREALPGSLAQAQELIGERERMVGEARAEAERIIRGAHDERGSLVADTAVARQSQGEADRILNEARREAAEVKADADDYVDSKLANFEVVLTKTLGSVGRGREKLLGTSDGLDAQGYEDPDYAEAPERSGDPETLRRRADEYVDVKLGAFEAVLAKTLDAVGRGRDKLHGRVATDDLAALGEDGGERQYSSDSDYLADLAATRDASPETATRGDNPAGGTGGRGTSDGTFGGGASDGTFGGGTSGGLVLPPLPEPAVAALPEQTPQLPAQQPYAAQTDGYGYAAQTDAYGYPQQTDPYAAPADPYGYPQPQDPYAAQNGYGYPDPQQGYEQQPAQTWPQQQAPQQPQGGGALDETSFFDTTMISAEQLRAYEQGR from the coding sequence GTGGACGTGCAGAAGAAACTCGATGAGATCGTCGAGGTCGTCAACGCGGCCAGGTCCATGCCCATGTCGGCCTCCTGCGTGATCAACCGCGCCGACCTGCTCGCGATGCTGGAGGAGGTACGGGAGGCCCTGCCGGGTTCGCTCGCCCAGGCGCAGGAGCTGATCGGGGAGCGCGAGCGCATGGTCGGCGAGGCGCGCGCCGAGGCCGAGCGCATCATCCGCGGCGCGCACGACGAGCGCGGCAGCCTCGTCGCGGACACCGCCGTCGCGCGGCAGTCGCAGGGCGAGGCGGACCGCATCCTCAACGAGGCGCGGCGCGAGGCGGCCGAGGTCAAGGCCGACGCCGACGACTACGTCGACAGCAAGCTCGCCAACTTCGAGGTCGTCCTCACCAAGACGCTCGGCTCCGTCGGGCGGGGCCGCGAGAAGCTCCTCGGCACGAGCGACGGTCTCGACGCGCAGGGGTACGAGGACCCCGACTACGCCGAGGCTCCCGAGCGCAGCGGCGACCCCGAGACGCTGCGCCGGCGCGCCGACGAGTACGTGGACGTCAAGCTCGGTGCCTTCGAGGCCGTGCTCGCCAAGACCCTCGACGCGGTGGGACGCGGTCGCGACAAGCTGCACGGGCGCGTCGCGACCGACGACCTCGCCGCCCTCGGCGAGGACGGCGGCGAACGCCAGTACAGCAGCGACTCCGACTACCTCGCCGACCTCGCCGCGACGCGCGACGCCTCGCCCGAGACCGCCACCCGGGGTGACAACCCGGCGGGCGGCACCGGGGGCCGCGGCACCTCGGACGGCACCTTCGGCGGCGGTGCCTCGGACGGCACCTTCGGCGGGGGCACGTCGGGCGGTCTCGTCCTCCCGCCGCTCCCCGAGCCCGCCGTCGCCGCGCTCCCCGAGCAGACCCCGCAGCTCCCCGCGCAGCAGCCCTACGCCGCGCAGACCGACGGGTACGGGTACGCCGCGCAGACCGATGCGTACGGCTACCCGCAGCAGACCGACCCCTACGCCGCGCCCGCCGACCCCTACGGCTATCCGCAGCCGCAGGACCCGTACGCGGCGCAGAACGGCTACGGCTACCCCGACCCGCAGCAGGGCTACGAGCAGCAGCCCGCGCAGACGTGGCCGCAGCAGCAGGCGCCGCAGCAGCCCCAGGGCGGTGGCGCGCTCGACGAGACGAGCTTCTTCGACACCACGATGATCAGCGCGGAGCAACTGCGGGCGTACGAACAGGGGCGCTGA
- the coaD gene encoding pantetheine-phosphate adenylyltransferase, whose protein sequence is MRRAVCPGSFDPITNGHLDIIARASKLYDVVHVAVMINKSKRGLFTIDERMELIREVTAEFGNVEVEAFHGLLVDFCKQRDIPAIVKGLRAVSDFDYELQMAQMNNGLSGVETLFVPTNPTYSFLSSSLVKEVAQWGGDVSHLLPPTVHTALTRRLAEQ, encoded by the coding sequence TTGCGCCGCGCCGTCTGTCCTGGGTCCTTCGACCCGATCACCAACGGTCATCTCGACATCATCGCCCGAGCCTCCAAGCTCTACGACGTCGTGCACGTCGCCGTGATGATCAACAAGTCCAAGCGCGGGCTCTTCACGATCGACGAGCGCATGGAACTGATCCGCGAGGTGACCGCCGAGTTCGGCAACGTCGAGGTCGAGGCTTTCCACGGGCTCCTCGTCGACTTCTGCAAGCAGCGCGACATCCCCGCCATCGTCAAGGGCCTGCGCGCCGTCAGCGACTTCGACTACGAGTTGCAGATGGCCCAGATGAACAACGGCCTCTCCGGAGTCGAGACCCTCTTCGTCCCGACGAACCCCACCTACAGCTTCCTCTCCTCCTCGCTCGTCAAGGAGGTCGCGCAGTGGGGCGGCGACGTCTCCCACCTCCTGCCGCCGACCGTCCACACCGCCCTCACGCGACGCCTCGCGGAGCAGTGA
- the rsmD gene encoding 16S rRNA (guanine(966)-N(2))-methyltransferase RsmD, producing the protein MTRVIAGTAGGRRLAVPPGTGTRPTSERAREGLFSTWEALLGGPLGGERVLDLYGGSGAVGLEALSRGAAHALLVESDARAVRTIRANVRDLGLAGAEVRPGKAAQIVAGPPPSAPYDLVFLDPPYAVSDAELGEILITLRTRGWLADEALVTVERSTRGGEFGWPDGFGALRSRRYGEGTFWYGRAASTCENAP; encoded by the coding sequence ATGACCCGCGTGATCGCCGGGACGGCCGGGGGCCGCCGCCTTGCCGTACCGCCAGGCACCGGCACCCGCCCCACCTCCGAACGGGCGCGCGAGGGCCTCTTCTCCACCTGGGAGGCGCTCCTCGGCGGCCCGCTCGGCGGGGAACGCGTCCTCGACCTCTACGGGGGCTCCGGCGCCGTGGGCCTGGAGGCCCTCTCGCGCGGCGCGGCGCACGCGCTGCTCGTCGAGAGCGACGCCCGCGCCGTACGCACCATCCGCGCCAACGTCCGCGACCTCGGGCTCGCGGGCGCCGAGGTCAGGCCGGGCAAAGCGGCGCAGATCGTTGCCGGGCCGCCGCCGTCGGCCCCGTACGACCTCGTCTTCCTCGACCCTCCCTACGCGGTCTCCGACGCCGAGCTCGGAGAGATTCTGATCACACTCCGTACTCGCGGCTGGCTCGCGGACGAAGCGCTGGTCACCGTGGAGCGCAGCACCAGGGGCGGGGAGTTCGGCTGGCCGGACGGCTTCGGCGCACTGCGGTCCCGGCGCTACGGCGAAGGGACCTTTTGGTACGGTCGCGCCGCCTCCACGTGCGAAAACGCACCATGA
- the recG gene encoding ATP-dependent DNA helicase RecG: MAEHLGLHTVGDLLHHYPRRYAERGELTRLAELPLDEHVTVVARVADARVHTFNAGRGKRLEVTITDGSGRLQLVFFGRGVHKPQHDLLPGTRAMFAGKVSVFNRKLQLAHPAYELLAEESDAREAAGTWASSLLPIYPATAKLESWKIAKAVDAVLPSANEALDPLPDSLREGRGLLPLPEALVKIHRPQSKTEVEAARDRLKWDEAFVLQTALARRRHADAQLPAVPRCPAPDGLLAAFDARLPFTLTEGQQKVSREIFDDLATDHPMHRLLQGEVGSGKTMVALRAMLAVVDAGGQAAMLAPTEVLAQQHHRSITEMMGDLASGGTLGAAEHATGVVLLTGSLGAAARRKALLDLVTGEAGVVIGTHALIEDVVKFHDLGLVVVDEQHRFGVEQRDALRSKGAQPPHLLVMTATPIPRTVAMTVFGDLETSVLDQLPAGRSPIATHVVPAQDKPHFLARAWERVREEVAAGHQAYVVCPRIGDEEETAGAKGAKKGVKAGADAAKGAKGAKGESSRTKAAEDADGAGLGTGFGADEDAGAEAAGDKRPPLAVLDVARGLAEGSLAGLRIGILHGRMAPDGPDGKDAVMRRFAAGELDVLVATTVIEVGVNVPNATAMVIMDADRFGVSQLHQLRGRVGRGSAPGLCLLVTDMPEASPARARLGAVAATLDGFELSRVDLEQRREGDVLGQAQSGVRSSLRMLAVIEDEQIIAEAREEATAVVAADPALEAHPALRTALDALLDEERESYLEKG, encoded by the coding sequence ATGGCCGAGCACCTCGGCCTGCACACCGTCGGTGACCTGCTCCACCACTACCCGCGCCGCTACGCCGAGCGCGGGGAGCTGACGCGGCTCGCCGAGTTGCCGCTCGACGAGCACGTCACGGTCGTGGCGCGCGTCGCCGACGCGCGAGTGCACACCTTCAACGCGGGCCGGGGCAAGCGCCTCGAAGTGACCATCACGGACGGCAGCGGCCGGCTGCAACTGGTGTTCTTCGGGCGCGGCGTGCACAAGCCGCAGCACGACCTGCTCCCGGGCACGCGCGCGATGTTCGCGGGCAAGGTCTCCGTCTTCAACCGCAAGCTCCAGCTCGCCCACCCCGCCTACGAACTGCTCGCCGAGGAGAGCGACGCGCGCGAGGCCGCGGGGACATGGGCGTCGAGCTTGCTGCCGATCTACCCGGCCACCGCGAAGCTGGAGTCGTGGAAGATCGCCAAGGCGGTCGACGCGGTGCTGCCGAGCGCGAACGAGGCCCTGGACCCGTTGCCCGACTCCCTGCGCGAGGGGCGCGGGCTGCTGCCCCTGCCCGAAGCCCTGGTGAAGATCCACCGGCCGCAGAGCAAGACCGAGGTGGAGGCGGCGCGCGACCGCCTCAAGTGGGACGAGGCGTTCGTCCTCCAGACCGCGCTCGCCCGCCGTCGCCACGCCGACGCGCAACTGCCCGCCGTCCCCCGCTGTCCCGCCCCCGACGGGCTCCTCGCGGCCTTCGACGCGCGCCTCCCGTTCACGCTCACCGAGGGCCAGCAGAAGGTCTCGCGCGAGATCTTCGACGACCTCGCCACCGACCACCCCATGCACCGCCTCCTCCAGGGCGAGGTCGGCTCGGGCAAGACGATGGTCGCGCTGCGCGCCATGCTCGCCGTCGTCGACGCGGGCGGCCAGGCGGCGATGCTCGCCCCGACCGAGGTCCTCGCGCAGCAGCACCACCGCTCGATCACCGAGATGATGGGCGACCTCGCCTCGGGCGGCACGCTCGGCGCGGCGGAGCACGCGACGGGCGTCGTGCTGCTCACCGGTTCGCTGGGCGCCGCCGCGCGCCGCAAGGCCCTCCTCGACCTCGTGACGGGCGAGGCGGGCGTCGTCATCGGTACGCACGCGCTCATCGAGGACGTCGTGAAGTTCCACGACCTCGGGCTCGTGGTCGTCGACGAACAGCACCGTTTCGGCGTCGAGCAGCGCGACGCGCTGCGTTCCAAGGGCGCGCAGCCGCCGCACCTCCTCGTCATGACCGCGACCCCCATCCCGCGCACCGTCGCCATGACCGTCTTCGGCGACCTGGAGACGTCGGTGCTCGACCAGCTCCCCGCCGGGCGCTCCCCGATCGCGACGCACGTGGTCCCCGCCCAGGACAAGCCCCACTTCCTGGCACGCGCGTGGGAACGCGTCCGCGAGGAGGTCGCGGCGGGCCACCAGGCGTACGTGGTCTGCCCACGCATCGGCGACGAGGAGGAGACCGCCGGGGCCAAGGGGGCCAAGAAGGGCGTCAAGGCGGGAGCCGACGCGGCGAAGGGGGCGAAGGGCGCGAAGGGCGAGTCCTCACGTACGAAGGCGGCGGAGGACGCGGACGGCGCGGGGCTCGGTACGGGGTTCGGCGCGGACGAGGACGCCGGTGCCGAGGCCGCCGGGGACAAGCGTCCGCCGCTCGCCGTGCTCGATGTCGCGCGCGGCCTCGCGGAGGGTTCGCTCGCCGGGCTGCGCATCGGCATCCTCCACGGGCGGATGGCGCCCGACGGGCCGGACGGCAAGGACGCCGTGATGCGCCGCTTCGCCGCGGGCGAGCTGGACGTGCTCGTCGCGACGACGGTGATCGAGGTCGGCGTCAACGTGCCCAACGCGACTGCCATGGTGATCATGGACGCCGACCGCTTCGGGGTCTCCCAGCTCCACCAGCTCCGCGGCCGGGTGGGCCGGGGCTCCGCGCCCGGACTGTGCCTGCTCGTCACGGACATGCCGGAGGCGAGCCCGGCGCGCGCCCGCCTCGGCGCGGTCGCCGCGACGCTGGACGGTTTCGAGCTGTCCCGCGTCGACCTGGAGCAACGCCGCGAGGGCGACGTCCTCGGGCAGGCGCAGTCCGGCGTCCGCTCGTCGCTGCGGATGCTCGCCGTCATCGAGGACGAGCAGATCATCGCCGAGGCCCGCGAGGAGGCCACGGCCGTCGTCGCCGCCGACCCGGCCCTGGAGGCCCACCCCGCACTGCGCACGGCCCTGGACGCGCTGCTCGACGAGGAGAGGGAGAGCTACTTGGAGAAGGGGTGA
- a CDS encoding DAK2 domain-containing protein, whose product MSGNEGRLLDATTLRAWCATALDALGRAREEIDSINVYPVADGDTGTNLYLTSEAAFRAVEAVFEAYGDDASPAAGPGLDGVARAMAHGALVGARGNSGTILAQLLRGAAQVLVEAPGEAVDGVVLAAALRRAAEAAYEAVAHPVEGTVLTVASAAAHACPSEEADCRVVARTAYDAARDALERTPGQLAALGRAGVVDAGGRGFVAVLAALVAALGGEPFAAGPVARPERWQPRHPETSRMERGGDGARAGGGRDADDAAFGEDVARGGGVAGRDVARGGDVARGDVTRGDDGASRDVARRGSGDVACRDTEEWDGSGPGYEVIYLLDAEDEAVARLRARLDALGESLVVVGGDGLWHVHVHVDDAGAAVEAGIEAGRPHRVRITHFASDAARPAPASGERVPRAIVAVVPGEGLAELYAEAGAATVPARPGELPGSGELAEAVRRAHAHEVVLLPNDAALHHTAAAAARDARHLGVRVAVIPTRSAVQGVAALAVHEAERRFDEDVVAMTSAAGATRCAELAVAEHRSWTSVGICQAGDVLGLIDGDVVVIGQDVAAIARTVLDRMLAAGGEMVTLVLGEDCPETLADDLERHVRAHHLAVDTVVYEGGRDAALLLVGVE is encoded by the coding sequence ATGTCCGGGAACGAAGGACGGCTCCTCGACGCGACCACGCTCCGCGCCTGGTGCGCGACGGCCCTCGACGCACTGGGCCGGGCGCGCGAGGAGATCGACTCCATCAATGTCTACCCGGTCGCCGACGGCGACACCGGGACGAACCTCTACCTCACGAGCGAGGCGGCCTTCCGCGCCGTCGAGGCCGTCTTCGAGGCGTACGGGGACGACGCGTCCCCGGCGGCGGGGCCCGGCCTCGACGGAGTCGCCCGCGCGATGGCGCACGGCGCGCTCGTCGGCGCGCGCGGCAACTCGGGCACCATCCTCGCCCAGTTGCTGCGCGGCGCCGCGCAGGTGCTCGTCGAGGCGCCGGGCGAAGCGGTCGACGGCGTCGTCCTGGCCGCCGCGCTGCGCCGCGCCGCCGAGGCCGCGTACGAGGCCGTGGCGCACCCCGTCGAGGGAACCGTCCTCACCGTCGCATCCGCCGCTGCGCACGCCTGCCCGTCGGAGGAGGCGGACTGCCGCGTCGTCGCCCGCACCGCGTACGACGCCGCGCGCGACGCCCTGGAGCGCACCCCCGGACAGCTCGCCGCGCTCGGTCGCGCGGGCGTCGTCGACGCGGGCGGCAGGGGCTTCGTCGCCGTCCTGGCCGCGCTGGTCGCGGCGTTGGGCGGGGAGCCGTTCGCAGCGGGACCCGTCGCGCGGCCGGAGCGCTGGCAGCCGCGTCATCCGGAGACGTCGCGTATGGAGCGGGGCGGGGACGGGGCGCGAGCGGGCGGCGGGAGGGACGCGGACGACGCGGCGTTCGGGGAGGACGTCGCGCGCGGGGGCGGCGTCGCGGGGCGTGACGTCGCGCGCGGTGGAGACGTGGCGCGGGGTGACGTGACGCGCGGGGACGACGGGGCGTCGCGCGACGTCGCGCGGCGGGGGAGCGGGGACGTCGCGTGCCGGGACACCGAGGAGTGGGACGGGTCCGGGCCCGGGTACGAGGTGATCTATCTCCTCGACGCCGAGGACGAGGCGGTGGCGCGCCTGCGCGCGCGGCTCGACGCGCTGGGTGAGTCCCTCGTCGTCGTGGGCGGAGACGGCCTGTGGCACGTCCATGTGCACGTGGACGACGCGGGGGCCGCTGTCGAGGCCGGTATCGAGGCGGGGCGCCCGCACCGCGTCCGCATCACGCACTTCGCCTCCGACGCCGCGCGACCCGCCCCCGCGAGCGGTGAACGCGTACCCCGTGCCATCGTCGCCGTCGTACCGGGCGAAGGACTCGCCGAGCTGTACGCGGAGGCGGGCGCGGCGACCGTGCCCGCCAGGCCGGGCGAGCTGCCCGGCAGCGGTGAACTCGCCGAGGCGGTGCGCCGCGCGCACGCCCACGAAGTCGTCCTGCTGCCCAACGACGCCGCCCTCCACCACACCGCTGCCGCCGCCGCACGGGACGCGCGCCACCTGGGCGTTCGCGTCGCCGTGATCCCCACCCGCTCCGCCGTGCAGGGCGTCGCCGCGCTCGCCGTGCACGAGGCGGAGCGGCGCTTCGACGAGGACGTCGTCGCCATGACGAGCGCCGCGGGCGCGACGCGCTGCGCGGAACTCGCGGTGGCCGAGCACCGCTCGTGGACCTCGGTCGGCATCTGCCAGGCCGGCGACGTGCTCGGTCTCATCGACGGCGACGTCGTGGTCATCGGGCAGGACGTCGCCGCGATCGCCCGCACCGTTCTCGACCGGATGCTCGCTGCGGGCGGCGAGATGGTCACGCTCGTCCTCGGCGAGGACTGCCCGGAAACTCTCGCGGACGACCTGGAGCGGCACGTACGCGCGCACCACCTCGCGGTGGACACCGTCGTCTACGAGGGAGGACGCGACGCGGCGCTCCTGCTCGTCGGGGTGGAGTGA
- the rpmB gene encoding 50S ribosomal protein L28, whose amino-acid sequence MAANCDVCGKGPGFGNNISHSHRRTPRRWNPNIQRVRAVVGGTPKRLNVCTSCIKAGKVSR is encoded by the coding sequence GTGGCTGCCAACTGCGACGTCTGCGGCAAGGGGCCGGGCTTCGGCAACAACATTTCGCACTCGCACCGCCGTACGCCGCGTCGCTGGAACCCCAACATCCAGCGCGTGCGTGCCGTGGTCGGTGGAACGCCGAAGCGGCTCAACGTCTGCACCTCGTGCATCAAGGCCGGCAAGGTCTCGCGCTAA
- the thiD gene encoding bifunctional hydroxymethylpyrimidine kinase/phosphomethylpyrimidine kinase — protein sequence MHIPPRVLTVAGSDSGGGAGIQADLKTMLALGVHGMSVLTAVTAQNSLGVQGAWDLPVEAVRAQYRSVVDDIGVHAVKTGMLSSAALVETVAELLATTDAPTVVDPVGVSKHGDALLASDALDSVRTRLLPVATVATPNLDEVAQLTGVHVTRPEDLPEAAGAVLALGPRWALIKGGHLEGEAVDLLTDGTEEHWLRAPRLDNRHTHGTGCTLASAVASHLALGHDVPTAVRAAKDYVTGAIAAGFPLGAGIGPVDHGWRFRGAGAQAG from the coding sequence ATGCACATACCCCCGCGCGTCCTGACCGTGGCCGGTTCCGACTCCGGCGGTGGCGCCGGCATCCAGGCGGACCTCAAGACGATGCTCGCGCTGGGCGTGCACGGGATGAGCGTGCTCACCGCCGTCACGGCGCAGAACTCGCTCGGTGTGCAGGGCGCCTGGGACCTCCCCGTCGAGGCCGTGCGCGCCCAGTACCGCAGCGTCGTCGACGACATCGGCGTCCATGCGGTCAAGACCGGGATGCTCTCCTCGGCCGCGCTCGTCGAGACGGTCGCGGAGCTCCTCGCGACGACCGACGCACCGACCGTCGTCGACCCGGTGGGCGTCTCCAAGCACGGTGACGCGCTGCTCGCCTCCGACGCGCTCGACTCCGTACGTACGCGACTGCTCCCCGTCGCCACCGTCGCGACCCCCAATCTGGACGAGGTCGCCCAGCTCACCGGCGTCCACGTCACGCGCCCCGAGGACCTGCCCGAGGCGGCCGGGGCCGTCCTCGCCCTCGGCCCGCGCTGGGCCCTGATCAAGGGCGGCCACCTGGAGGGCGAGGCCGTGGACCTCCTCACCGACGGCACCGAGGAGCACTGGCTCCGCGCCCCCCGCCTCGACAACCGCCACACCCACGGCACCGGCTGCACCCTCGCCTCGGCCGTCGCCTCCCACCTCGCCCTCGGCCACGACGTCCCGACCGCGGTGCGCGCCGCGAAGGACTACGTCACCGGCGCCATCGCGGCGGGCTTCCCCCTCGGCGCGGGCATCGGCCCCGTCGACCACGGGTGGCGGTTCCGGGGGGCGGGGGCGCAGGCGGGCTGA
- a CDS encoding thiamine-phosphate kinase, translating to MKGTVGELGEFGLIREMTSRLTTTPAVRLGPGDDAAVVTAPDRRVVVSTDVLVEGRHFRRDWSTAYDVGRKGAAQNLADIAAMGAVPTALVLGLVVPATLPATWAIELMDGLRDECQVAGAAVVGGDLVRGDTITVAITALGDMRNQEPVVRSGARPGDVVAVTGWLGWSAAGHAVLSRGFRSPRAFVEAHRRPEPPYHAGPAAAALGATSMTDVSDGLIADLGHIAEASNVRINLVSGKVDVPSQMYDIGQAVGVDPLQWVLTGGEDHAIVATFPPDVKLPARWKVIGEVLHPSARPEVTVDGAPWTRAGGWDHFGGDEGDDGIETPGRG from the coding sequence ATGAAGGGCACTGTGGGGGAACTCGGCGAGTTCGGGCTCATCAGGGAGATGACGTCACGACTCACCACGACGCCGGCGGTGCGGCTCGGCCCGGGGGACGACGCCGCGGTGGTGACCGCGCCCGACCGCCGCGTCGTGGTGAGCACCGACGTCCTCGTGGAGGGCCGGCACTTCCGCCGCGACTGGTCGACCGCGTACGACGTCGGGCGCAAGGGCGCGGCGCAGAACCTCGCCGACATCGCCGCTATGGGCGCGGTGCCCACGGCCCTCGTCCTCGGCCTCGTCGTGCCCGCGACGCTGCCCGCGACATGGGCGATCGAGCTGATGGACGGGCTGCGCGACGAGTGCCAGGTGGCGGGCGCTGCCGTGGTCGGCGGCGACCTCGTACGCGGCGACACCATCACCGTCGCGATCACGGCGCTCGGCGACATGCGCAACCAGGAGCCGGTCGTCCGCTCCGGGGCGCGGCCGGGCGACGTCGTCGCCGTCACGGGTTGGCTCGGCTGGTCCGCCGCGGGGCACGCCGTCCTCTCGCGCGGCTTCCGCTCCCCGCGCGCCTTCGTCGAGGCGCACCGCAGGCCCGAACCGCCCTACCACGCGGGCCCCGCCGCCGCCGCGCTCGGCGCGACGTCCATGACCGACGTGAGTGACGGCCTCATCGCCGACCTCGGGCACATCGCCGAGGCGAGCAACGTCCGCATCAACCTCGTCTCCGGCAAGGTCGACGTGCCCTCGCAGATGTACGACATCGGGCAGGCGGTCGGCGTCGACCCGCTCCAGTGGGTGCTGACGGGCGGCGAGGACCACGCGATCGTCGCGACGTTCCCGCCAGACGTGAAGCTGCCGGCACGCTGGAAGGTCATCGGCGAGGTCCTTCACCCCTCGGCACGCCCCGAGGTGACCGTCGACGGCGCGCCCTGGACGCGCGCGGGGGGCTGGGACCACTTCGGCGGGGACGAGGGCGACGACGGGATCGAGACGCCGGGGCGGGGGTGA
- a CDS encoding Lrp/AsnC family transcriptional regulator gives MVQAYILIQTEVGKSSAVAELVGSFDGVIQAQDVTGPYDVIVRAEATTMDDLGRMVVAKVQQVEGITRTLTCPVVHL, from the coding sequence GTGGTACAGGCGTACATTCTGATCCAGACGGAGGTCGGCAAGTCCTCCGCGGTAGCCGAACTCGTCGGCTCGTTCGACGGTGTGATACAAGCCCAGGACGTCACGGGCCCGTACGACGTGATCGTGCGTGCCGAGGCGACGACGATGGACGACCTCGGTCGCATGGTCGTCGCGAAAGTGCAGCAGGTGGAGGGCATCACCAGGACCTTGACCTGCCCCGTCGTCCATCTGTAA
- a CDS encoding DUF3515 domain-containing protein yields MNISVLRRLLVPAVLLPLLTAVGCSSPDSASDSAAKAAVPAPDAAAAKACRKLHPKLPERVDGLDRNNPAPKSELTAGWGDPAIILRCGVPRPAALDDPKTDGVEVDGVDWAIVHEDGGPYRLYTTLRIAYVEVTIPAARADNGLSPLTDFAKPVTSAIPKGIAEG; encoded by the coding sequence GTGAACATCTCCGTGCTGCGGCGACTGCTCGTTCCCGCCGTCCTGCTCCCGCTGCTGACCGCCGTCGGCTGTTCGTCGCCGGACTCGGCGTCGGACTCCGCGGCGAAGGCCGCGGTCCCCGCACCGGACGCCGCCGCCGCGAAGGCGTGCCGGAAGCTGCACCCGAAGCTTCCGGAGCGCGTGGACGGACTCGACAGGAACAACCCGGCTCCGAAGTCCGAACTGACGGCCGGATGGGGCGACCCGGCGATCATACTGCGCTGCGGAGTGCCCCGTCCGGCCGCGCTCGACGACCCGAAGACGGACGGCGTCGAGGTCGACGGCGTGGACTGGGCCATCGTCCACGAGGACGGTGGCCCCTACCGCCTCTACACGACGCTGCGCATCGCCTACGTCGAGGTGACGATCCCCGCCGCGCGCGCCGACAACGGACTCTCCCCCCTCACCGACTTCGCGAAGCCGGTCACGAGCGCCATCCCGAAGGGCATCGCGGAGGGCTGA